In the Sulfobacillus thermosulfidooxidans DSM 9293 genome, GGTAATTGATGATTCCAAAAAGATGACAGGCATCATTTTTTGGCGTTGCGAAGCACGTAATTTATAGATTATCGATAGGTCTTTTCGGTGATCAAAGTGAAAAAATCCAGTTTTGTGCATCTGCGTTTCAAAGTCAGCGATTTAATTCAAGGGGAGTGGTCGGAGGAGTTACATGCATGAAGGGATCATCTCAGTGGCAAAACAAATCGATTTCGATAAGAGGATTTTGTTGTGATGAGTCGAATGAATACAGTCAATACGATCGCGCATGGAACTGATTCCGGCGTAATCGTTTTAAGCATAGAAAGGAGCAGCGGGAACTAGTGTAATGTCTATGTTTAACGATGAATTCACAGAGTTTGCCCGCGTTGTAGTATGAAAACTGCATTGATTACTGGTGTCACGGGTCAAGACGGATCTTATCTCGCTGAGTTGCTCATACAAAAAGGATATACAGTGTATGGGCTTGTTCGCCGTACTAGTACCGTACCAACGGAACGTATTTATCATCTGCATGACCAACTTCGTCTGGTATCAGGAGATTTGCTAGATGAAAAATCCTTACGGCATATTTTAGAAGAATGTGAACCAGACGAGGTGTATAATTTGGCGGCACAATCGTTTGTGCCTGAAAGTTGGTCCCAAGCGATTCTCACGGGAGAGGTTACTGGCTTGGGCGTTACACGGTTGTTAAACGCTATCTTGGACGTTAATCGTCACATCCGCTTCTATCAGGCTTCTACCAGTGAAATGTTTGGCAATGTTCAGGAAGTGCCGCAAACGGAATTAACCCCATTTTATCCTCGTAGTCCATATGGTGTGGCGAAACTTTATGCGCATTGGATTACTGTGAATTACCGCGAAAGTTATGGTTTATATGCTTGCTCCGGGATCTTATTTAATCATGAATCACCACGTCGGGGAATGGAATTTGTTACTCGGAAAGTAACGCATGCGGTTGCGCGGATTAAGGCTGGACTCCAACAGCAGTTGGCGCTGGGTAATCTGGATGCGAAACGCGACTGGGGATACGCCCCAGATTATGTTGAGGGTATGTGGCGAATGTTACAACAAGATAGACCCGATGATTACGTTCTTGCTACTGGCGAAACTCATTCAGTGAAGGAATGGGTAATGAAGAGTTTTGGGATAGCTGGATTAAATTGGGAGGATTACGTGACGATTGATCCCCGGCTTGTCCGTCCTGCTGAGGTGGACCTTCTAGTTGGTGATTCGACTAAGGCTCGTACCCAACTCAACTGGCGTCCCTCAACAAGTTTTGATGATCTTGTTCGTCTGATGGTGGAAGCTGACTGGGCGTTGGTGCGAGAACAACTGGTCTCACAGCAAGCTATTTCGCATTTACGGGAGCAAGGGTGATGCGAAAAATAGTGGTGACTGGTGCGAACGGATTTGTTGGACGTCATGTGTGTCGTATGCTACAAGAGAACGGGTACGAGGTTATTCCAGTTGGGGGGCCTGCTTCGAGCCCCTCGGCGTCTTCTTATTCGGTGGACTTAACACGTAAAGACGAGCGTTTTGAGGAGTTCTTTCGAACTGTGCGACCTTATGCCGTGCTTCATCTAGCAGGGATCAGTTCTGTTTCTAAATCATGGCGTATGCCGACTTCGGTCATTGGAGTCAATACTATCG is a window encoding:
- the gmd gene encoding GDP-mannose 4,6-dehydratase, encoding MKTALITGVTGQDGSYLAELLIQKGYTVYGLVRRTSTVPTERIYHLHDQLRLVSGDLLDEKSLRHILEECEPDEVYNLAAQSFVPESWSQAILTGEVTGLGVTRLLNAILDVNRHIRFYQASTSEMFGNVQEVPQTELTPFYPRSPYGVAKLYAHWITVNYRESYGLYACSGILFNHESPRRGMEFVTRKVTHAVARIKAGLQQQLALGNLDAKRDWGYAPDYVEGMWRMLQQDRPDDYVLATGETHSVKEWVMKSFGIAGLNWEDYVTIDPRLVRPAEVDLLVGDSTKARTQLNWRPSTSFDDLVRLMVEADWALVREQLVSQQAISHLREQG